From a single Anomaloglossus baeobatrachus isolate aAnoBae1 chromosome 4, aAnoBae1.hap1, whole genome shotgun sequence genomic region:
- the LOC142301988 gene encoding leucine zipper putative tumor suppressor 1-like: protein MGSVGSLLSGHGFNSKHGRGSQHRGRKPPHLKKLSRCSDGILRFGFSQESGHAKGGGSKMGRSEDFFYIKVSQKSHVGPRQDYHERVTNTEPESQPVQEYPVPTSKPCNPPSLIHFPNRLELEMNALRPTPLKPGMRRNSAVTCYPAAESGPQLSLYYRPDRLREAESQAGHCIRGMSESGRNSMSSLPTHPSKLGTACQLDALLMPTGRFGGSAHNITQSSRSNMLSLRAMSLSDGGNANKILSVPPKSGLRSPPSCDDLIRSEPGDKSDEGHRGPTRSRQSSQRGQRGQHMLQIQLAQERESKESKVRAYEKERKMSISPSMDETQWEVCQKSSEIASLRQQLRETQDESSLRASEILSLKAQLRETKGRAEAQEQRAREAEERLRVTEVEREDREDTVLSEAEMETLRTELEAERQNNEQMTDVFQRERKTWRDEKEKVIRYQRQLQQNYLHMCQRCQALEQRLRALSGEDLDDGPIMTLPDMELSFQDILATEI from the exons ATGGGCAGTGTGGGTAGCCTCCTCTCTGGGCATGGCTTCAACAGCAAGCACGGAAGAGGTTCTCAGCATCGTGGGCGAAAACCCCCCCACCTCAAGAAACTGAGTCGTTGTTCAGATGGGATCCTACGATTTGGTTTTTCCCAGGAATCAGGACATGCCAAGGGAGGAGGATCTAAGATGGGTCGGAGTGAAGATTTCTTCTATATTAAAGTAAGCCAGAAATCCCATGTGGGTCCAAGGCAGGATTATCATGAAAGAGTGACCAACACTGAGCCAGAAAGTCAACCTGTTCAGGAGTATCCGGTTCCAACAAGCAAACCCTGTAACCCGCCCAGCTTGATCCACTTTCCTAATCGGCTAGAATTG GAAATGAATGCTCTGCGCCCAACACCTCTTAAGCCTGGAATGCGAAGAAACTCAGCGGTCACATGTTACCCAGCTGCAGAGAGTGGGCCTCAACTCTCTCTGTACTACCGACCAGATCGTCTGCGGGAAGCAGAAAGCCAGGCAGGGCACTGCATACGTGGCATGTCAGAATCCGGTAGAAACTCCATGTCTAGCCTTCCAACACATCCCAGCAAGCTTGGAACAGCATGCCAACTGGATGCATTACTAATGCCAACAGGTCGTTTTGGAGGCAGTGCCCACAATATCACCCAGAGTTCCAGAAGCAACATGTTGAGCCTTAGAGCAATGTCTTTGTCAGATGGTGGGAACGCTAATAAAATTCTCAGCGTACCACCCAAGTCAGGTTTAAGGTCTCCACCATCTTGTGATGACTTGATAAGATCAGAACCTGGTGACAAATCAGATGAAGGTCACAGAGGTCCTACCAGGTCCAGGCAAAGTTCACAACGGGGCCAGAGAGGCCAACACATGTTACAGATTCAATTGGCGCAAGAGCGAGAGTCTAAGGAAAGCAAGGTCCGAGCATATGAAAAAGAAAGGAAGATGTCCATTAGTCCATCAATGGATGAAACACAGTGGGAG GTATGCCAGAAATCATCAGAAATTGCATCTCTCCGTCAACAGCTACGGGAAACTCAAGACGAGTCTTCCCTTCGAGCCAGTGAAATTCTTAGTTTGAAAGCCCAACTGCGGGAGACTAAAGGCCGAGCAGAGGCTCAGGAGCAGCGGGCAAGGGAAGCTGAGGAAAGACTACGTGTCACAGAAGTAGAAAGAGAAGATAGAGAAGATACGGTATTATCAGAGGCCGAGATGGAGACACTTCGCACGGAGCTCGAGGCAGAACGACAGAACAATGAGCAGATGACGGATGTTTTCCAGAGGGAGAGGAAGACATGGCGAGATGAGAAGGAGAAGGTCATCCGTTATCAGCGCCAGCTGCAGCAAAACTACCTTCATATGTGCCAACGATGTCAAGCCctagagcagaggctgcgggctctaAGTGGAGAGGACCTGGATGATGGGCCCATCATGACCCTTCCCGATATGGAGCTCTCCTTCCAGGACATATTAGCCACAGAGATATGA